Proteins from one Candidatus Cloacimonas sp. genomic window:
- the mtnA gene encoding S-methyl-5-thioribose-1-phosphate isomerase codes for MQINGQQYLSVWYENDKVKMIDQNKLPLEFRIVEYSNYLEICSAIREMTVRGAPAIGAAGAYGMALAAQNAPDAKFRAYLRTARDELTSTRPTAIDLCNGVNYVYEHALKFIPDYKHSRLVAVFAAREFAKKSVDDCYQISKIGSEIVPKGARILTHCNAGALATVDWGTALGVIRMAHQQNKDIFVYVDETRPRFQGARLTAFELEQENIPHTIITDSAAGFYFWKKEIDLVITGADRICLNGDIANKIGTYEKAVLAKEHKVPFYVAAPLSTFDLSCKEGTDIPIEIRDEDEVKRINGSYLANPGSPALNPSFDITPARFITGIITSKGIFKPKDAARQVQI; via the coding sequence ATGCAGATAAACGGACAACAATACCTTTCCGTTTGGTATGAAAATGACAAGGTTAAAATGATAGACCAGAATAAATTACCATTGGAATTCCGGATTGTGGAATACAGTAATTATCTGGAAATATGTTCTGCCATCCGGGAAATGACAGTGCGCGGAGCTCCTGCCATTGGAGCTGCCGGGGCTTATGGAATGGCTTTGGCGGCTCAAAATGCTCCCGATGCAAAATTTCGGGCTTATTTAAGAACGGCAAGAGATGAATTAACTTCCACTCGTCCTACTGCCATAGACCTTTGTAATGGGGTAAATTATGTTTATGAACACGCCCTTAAGTTCATTCCGGATTATAAACATTCGCGCTTAGTGGCAGTTTTTGCGGCGCGGGAATTTGCCAAAAAAAGCGTTGATGATTGCTATCAAATCAGTAAAATAGGCAGTGAAATAGTTCCTAAAGGTGCCCGAATTTTAACTCATTGTAATGCTGGTGCCTTAGCTACTGTGGATTGGGGAACTGCTTTGGGGGTTATTAGAATGGCTCATCAACAAAATAAAGACATTTTTGTGTATGTGGATGAAACGCGTCCCCGTTTTCAAGGAGCCCGTTTAACTGCCTTTGAATTGGAACAAGAAAACATTCCTCATACCATAATAACTGATAGCGCAGCGGGTTTTTATTTCTGGAAAAAGGAAATTGACTTGGTAATCACCGGTGCGGATAGAATCTGTCTGAATGGCGACATTGCCAATAAAATAGGCACTTACGAAAAAGCGGTTTTGGCAAAAGAGCATAAAGTGCCTTTTTATGTAGCCGCCCCTTTAAGCACTTTTGATTTATCCTGTAAAGAAGGAACTGATATTCCCATTGAAATTAGAGACGAAGATGAAGTTAAACGCATTAATGGATCCTATCTTGCCAATCCCGGGTCTCCGGCATTAAACCCTTCTTTTGATATTACGCCGGCAAGATTTATCACGGGAATCATCACTTCCAAAGGTATTTTCAAACCCAAAGACGCTGCCCGGCAGGTGCAAATATGA